The following coding sequences lie in one bacterium genomic window:
- a CDS encoding metal ABC transporter permease, whose amino-acid sequence MLDLINSIEPLTLLTAVLTSATCALAGSLLVVRRMSLLGDAISHAILPGLAMGFILSGSRAPLYMLIGAAVTGLLTAFLSQALTNFSKLPADTIMGVVFTSFFAVGVILITWVARDIDLDPGCVLYGLIEFVPFDTVHIFGVELPKALAWNFAIFPLTLCLIGVFYKEIKIVAFDSTLAAALGFSVPLIHYGLMTLIAVIAVSSFESVGSILVVGMLTAPGATAYLLTDKLHVMIILSALIGATAAVIGYLLAVMVNTSIAGMIAGAGLLIFLVVLFIAPKHGILAKEFKRFLLALRIAEEDILGALYRAQEKSEHVVSKRLLTTKLSPITSSAPLIRKIALRKLAFNQEVAVAGTGVVTLSPRAFERAQAVIRRHRLWESFLSKELQLPEDHLHSPSERVEHFITEKLQAELQQELGGQNKDPHGTNIP is encoded by the coding sequence GTGCTCGACTTAATTAACTCGATTGAACCATTGACGCTATTGACTGCTGTGCTTACGAGTGCCACGTGCGCGCTTGCGGGGAGCTTATTAGTAGTGCGTAGAATGTCGCTCTTAGGCGATGCGATTTCGCATGCGATTCTACCTGGATTGGCTATGGGGTTTATTCTTTCCGGTTCAAGGGCGCCGCTTTATATGTTAATTGGCGCGGCAGTGACTGGCTTACTGACTGCATTTCTGTCTCAGGCGCTAACTAATTTTTCCAAATTGCCCGCTGATACAATCATGGGAGTAGTATTTACATCTTTCTTTGCGGTTGGCGTGATTCTAATTACCTGGGTTGCGCGTGATATCGACCTCGATCCAGGTTGCGTGCTCTATGGACTAATTGAATTTGTGCCTTTTGATACGGTGCATATTTTCGGCGTGGAGCTACCTAAGGCGCTGGCTTGGAATTTTGCGATCTTTCCTCTCACGCTATGTTTGATTGGGGTTTTTTATAAGGAAATCAAAATCGTTGCTTTCGATAGCACGCTGGCTGCAGCGCTGGGGTTTTCTGTTCCGCTGATTCACTATGGCTTAATGACACTAATTGCGGTGATTGCGGTTTCTTCATTTGAAAGCGTGGGCTCAATTTTAGTTGTTGGAATGCTGACTGCTCCAGGAGCTACTGCTTATTTATTGACCGACAAGCTGCACGTGATGATTATTTTATCGGCGCTAATCGGGGCAACTGCAGCCGTGATTGGTTACCTGCTTGCGGTCATGGTCAATACTTCGATTGCGGGAATGATTGCCGGTGCGGGATTATTGATTTTTCTGGTTGTGCTATTCATCGCGCCAAAACATGGAATTTTAGCGAAAGAATTTAAACGCTTCCTGCTAGCGCTACGGATTGCTGAAGAAGATATCTTAGGCGCACTTTACCGTGCGCAGGAAAAATCTGAGCACGTTGTCTCAAAGCGACTATTAACAACTAAACTATCACCGATTACAAGTTCTGCCCCGCTAATTCGTAAAATTGCTTTAAGAAAGCTTGCCTTTAATCAGGAAGTTGCAGTTGCTGGCACGGGAGTGGTGACGCTCAGCCCTCGAGCATTTGAACGGGCGCAGGCAGTGATTCGTCGGCACCGTCTGTGGGAGTCATTTTTGTCTAAGGAGCTACAACTTCCTGAAGATCATTTGCACAGCCCATCGGAACGAGTTGAGCACTTTATCACAGAGAAATTGCAAGCTGAGTTGCAGCAAGAGCTTGGCGGGCAGAATAAAGATCCGCATGGTACGAATATTCCCTAA
- a CDS encoding pilin, whose product MHRYAEKLLKKYLGLSPQTKSNQLGFTLIELMASLAIVGILAAIATPYYADYKKRAFDALSEENLHAAARGEETYYSDNERYVDCIGGSACETTLPGYAESVGVDIAMFQVPAAYPVPEYFTGRAFHPKGKHNALATAMMWNSNQGGLQ is encoded by the coding sequence ATGCATCGTTACGCAGAAAAATTGCTAAAAAAATATCTCGGGTTGTCGCCTCAGACAAAGTCCAACCAACTTGGGTTTACGTTGATAGAACTCATGGCAAGCCTTGCAATTGTTGGCATTCTAGCAGCGATTGCTACTCCCTACTACGCTGACTACAAAAAGAGAGCCTTCGATGCTTTGAGTGAAGAAAATTTACATGCCGCAGCGCGTGGTGAAGAAACTTACTACAGTGATAATGAGCGCTATGTCGACTGTATCGGGGGATCTGCCTGCGAAACTACGCTTCCAGGTTATGCTGAGTCAGTTGGCGTTGATATCGCGATGTTTCAAGTTCCCGCTGCATATCCGGTTCCTGAATATTTCACGGGGCGCGCTTTTCATCCAAAAGGCAAACACAACGCGCTTGCCACAGCCATGATGTGGAACAGTAATCAGGGCGGGCTGCAGTAA